The Tachysurus vachellii isolate PV-2020 chromosome 10, HZAU_Pvac_v1, whole genome shotgun sequence genomic sequence CTAAAGTAAGCAGGTGAAATAACAATGGGAGATGTTGCacttgcattcattcattcattcgttcattttctaccgcttatctgaactacctcgggtcacggggagcctgtgcctatctcaggcgtcatcacgcatcaaggcaggatacaccctggacggagtgccaacccatcacagggcacacacacacactctcattcactcacgcactcacacactacggacaattttccagagatgccaatcaacctaccatgcatgtctttggaccgggggaggaaaccggagtacccggaggaaacccccgaggcacggggagaacatgtaaactccacacacacaaggcggtggcgggaatcgaacccccaaccctggaggtgtgaggcgaacgtgctaaccactaagccaccgtgcccccaaaactttgaaatggaaaaaaaaaatactctgaAATTAACTctgaaattaatataaatgatctgaaatttaaaaaagattcttGCCCTTTatctacatttatttcaaattttctTATTAGGAGAAAATCATGTTGCTTagatatttatttcacatttcagcTGTAAGGACatgctgtaagaaaaaaaaaaacaccaccacacacactataatgttttttttttttttactaatttattcatttagattaATTCTTTAAGAGTAATATGTATTCATCTAAATGTCACATACAGTAAAGTCACACTCTTGTgtatagattatttttttccagagtgATCATTTTGATAGAGAAATTCAGAACATACTTATAACGGATGTCTGGTTGTACTTGTGATGCAATAGAGGAAATATATCCAAAGACTACTGCAATGGCTGCTAAAAGACCGCAAAAGGaaactgctttaaaaaatatttctataagtATAATAAGATCAAATAGaactatttatttctgttagCATCACTATGACTCTATTTCAGTCTAaactttacacattatttaGGCTCAGGGTCGAAGTTCAGTAGTTTTGAGGCCTGGCTTCCAGAAAAATATCCACTGACATAAGACTGatcatgacatttttattattatctcctGTATTTATTCCTAACCAgcttataatatttaatttacacttttatttaatgtcaattttgaataatttaattttattctttttttaacataataaatacatttttataataataataataataataataataataataataataataataataaaaacagcccATTTATATGGAAGTGTTTATAAGACACAAAGGACCTTTTGGTGTCTGAGTCGATTTCGTCACCGATTTCTATCCTCGTCTACTTTATATAATGAACTTCACTTAAGAAGACAAGGTAATagaatgaagtgaagtgacatgacatacggctaagtaaggtgacccatactcagaatacgttctctgcgtttaacccatccatagtgcacacacacagcagtgaacacacacacaccgtgaacacacacccggagcaatgggcagccatttatgctgcggcgcccggggagcagttggggggttcggtaccttgatcaagggcacctcagtcatggtattgccggcccgagactcgaacccacaaccttagggttaggagtcaaactctctaaccattaggcaaTGACTTCCCCATGAATCGATCACATTATACTGTGGGTTTGTATTTAAACCAGGTTTGGATTCCACAAACAAAGCTGTGAGAAATGATATGAACGCTAACTTTTTCTAAACATAATTTGGTAAATGACTTGGGAACAGTTTCAGTTGAttttcaggcaaaaaaaaaaaaaaagatcctaaCCAGaacaaaaatttaaaaagcGATAGACCGGTAATAATCATATTACTCCATTTGcaaactaatcccgtccaaatAGGGCTTAATACGGCAACAGAATACATCTTTATGCAAATAATATACTAATGTCAAAGACATGCAGAAGAATGTGTGTTAAgaataacataaaaacacatcacTGATCCAAagatgagtgtttttttttttttttcctccttcttctttcaCTTCTCACGTCCGCAATCGGTGCACAGAATGTCATCACGCTGTGTGAGGAAACCACGGCCCACGAGCGACACGGAGCACTGCATGCATGCGAAACACTCGCTGTGCCACTGACGCTCCTCGAATGAGATATACTTCGCTCCTGCCAAACCTAAACCACaaaaaaatgccatttattcccaaaattcacacacaggtacattctcactgctgtcatatcATCTCGTTCCCCATAAAGCTTTCCCTAACTGAAACCCTTATgggttattttttaatgaatgtgaaaaaaaaaaaacattttcatatgatatttatattgaGGGCAAGAGAAATTTGGCAACTAGGAATGATGAAATATGGGTCCTAGGAAACTAGGTTGCTAGGAGACGCAGGATCGAGGAAACAATTATTGAAGACCAGAATTGGAGAAGACCAGAATTAGGATCCATTGGACCTGGGAAACATGTAAAAACTTGGAAATATTTCTGGAAATGATTGAAAGGCATGAAATGTGGAACTTAAGAATGTGTGATGAAGGGAACCTGAGAAGGGAATGTAGAAACTAGTGATCATGGGTACTAAAGATGGGTTTTAGGGATCTATTTCCTTCAATATAGCATTTTCATTTCTCATAccttattcattcactcactcattttctaccgcttatccgaactacctcgggtcacggggagcctgtgcctatctcaggcgtcatcgggcatcaaggcaggatagaccctgtacggagtgccaacccatcgcagggcacacacacacacactctcattcactcacgcaatcacacactacggacaattttccagagatgccaatcaacctaccatgcatgtctttggaacgggggaggaaaccggagtacccagaggaaacccccgaggcacggggagaacatgcaaactccacacacacaaggcggaggcaggaatcgaacccccaaccctggtggtgtgaggcgaacgtgctaaccactaagccaccgtgcccccctttctCATATCTTAGATTTGATTAAATATATGTTAGGTATCTTCTAAAAAACACAGTTGTATAACTATAAATATCTGGGCACACTTGCATACTGTATTTTCAGACTTACTAGTAATAGGTTTGGTGCAACCGACGCATTTCTTAGCGTACAGGTTGCTGAAGCACTCCAGACAGTAGGGGTAGTTCTCTCGGGAGGTGAAGCGTTGTCCCGCTAGCTGTTTCTTACAGCCGATGCAGGTGAAACATTCGCGGTGCCACGGCTTGTCGTTGTACGTCACGCCACCAGTGGTGATAGCCTTcagaatacagaaataaattacaataaaacagcTTACTCTTCCACACCACCAGAGGTCACCATCACTGAAGTACTAATCATGTGCCATATTCACCAAGCACCATTTTTTTTGGAGTCTGGATTTGATGATAAAAAGTATGACTGGTGCTATAGACCTGGTGTTTTCAGTCTTGTCCTTGAAGGACTGGTAAACTCGATACAAGGCCTCCCGGCTTGGTAGGAATTAAAGCCTACAGCCACCCCGGCCTGTCGTATAAAAGATTGAAGAGCTTGCTATGGACTGTCGCATGACACATGCTATAGAATTTGGTAATATTAACCAAGGTTGCCAGGTTTCAGCATAATTCTTAACTCTGGTATGTCTCAGAAGCTACAGAAATCAACTGCAGAAAAATAAGATGGATTATGGAACTCATATTTGGATATCATCCACACCATAATCCCTTTTTCCCGTTCCCATTCTTACTTatctcacaatacacacacacactttgtggaaatttataagatttatttctgaatatttGCTAGAAAAACAAGATCTGTGTGGCTTTGTAGTACTTGTAAGTACTATCCCAATGTGGCATAAATATTACCACACTGGCAACTTTCCTCCCTGCCTCTTTTCCTCTATTGAAAATGTTCATAAAGTGAGCAGTGAGGTATTGTAATTCCTGTCTAAATAGGGCTTATTAGTTAGTGTAAGTTGCCCACTACAGTAGGTGCAACAAAAAAGCTGAACCAAATGGGACGGATTGTGAGACATCTAGAATTTTTATGGTTGTTATTTATCAGAACAGAAGAATGTGTGAACCTCGTGTCCAGGTATATCATCTAATATAATATCTAAAGTGCACTCCTCACACCGGCTTGGCGTTCAAATTCCAACACTGAAATCCAATTCCAGTGAAAGCCTCGTCATCTTGGCACCTGTAAAGTTGCATCACTCACTTTCTTGCAGGAGCAGCACTGATAGGCGAACTGCTTCTCAAAGCAGGGGACACAGAAGTAGCTGTTATCTTTGGGGATGAAGGGCTTGGTTCCTATCGGCTGCTGGCAGCGCTGACACAGAAAGCAGGTCTCGTGCCAGCTGTTCCCCTTGTACTCCATTTTCCGTGAGCCTGACGCAAAGACAAACAGGAGAGATATTTTTACCAGCACCTGCAAGGACACACTTGCTTCCTAATAATCAGCACTATTATAAGAAGCTATAAAGTTAGCGTTACAGTatcattacccacaatgccttgAATGATTACCGGAACTTGTCTTTTCACACCAATACCATCTGCTTAATTGTGtgtatcagattttttttgcattgtccTGCTCTTTTAGTGGAATCTGACATCCTGTGCTTTTTTAACATCGGTTAATGAGCTGTGCAAAAGTGGGTATGACTTTCAAAATCCACTGACTCGGTAGGATTTTATAACAAACTCGGATCCAAAATGTGAGTCCGTTTCCATGGCT encodes the following:
- the fhl5 gene encoding four and a half LIM domains protein 5 yields the protein MSTERFDCHYCKDSLLGKKYILKEDTQYCTKCYENLFANCCEGCSLPIGCNNKDLSYKDRHWHENCFKCGKCGRSLAEKAFAAKDELLLCTECYSNEYSSKCNNCTKTILPGSRKMEYKGNSWHETCFLCQRCQQPIGTKPFIPKDNSYFCVPCFEKQFAYQCCSCKKAITTGGVTYNDKPWHRECFTCIGCKKQLAGQRFTSRENYPYCLECFSNLYAKKCVGCTKPITSLAGAKYISFEERQWHSECFACMQCSVSLVGRGFLTQRDDILCTDCGREK